From a region of the Candidatus Brocadia sp. genome:
- a CDS encoding pyridoxine 5'-phosphate synthase, whose amino-acid sequence MIQLGVNIDHVATLRQARRTFEPDPVMAAYLAVLGGADIITVHLREDRRHIQDRDVKLLRETACTKINLEMSTAPEIVDIALKTKPEQVTLVPEKRQEVTTEGGLDVAFQKTTIREVVKRLKGDGIQVSLFIDPEEIQIAAAKDVGASYIELHTGNYANTGDPVTRNTLIEKLQQGARIARAAGLRVNAGHGLTYQNVGLLVESLNVEELHIGHSIVSRAVFTGIQKAVSEMKELIARHSASKHWVS is encoded by the coding sequence ATGATACAATTAGGGGTTAATATAGATCATGTTGCAACACTGCGTCAGGCGAGAAGGACGTTCGAGCCTGATCCGGTAATGGCGGCATACCTTGCCGTCCTGGGCGGCGCTGATATTATTACCGTTCACCTGAGAGAAGACCGAAGGCATATTCAGGACCGGGATGTGAAATTACTGCGGGAAACGGCCTGCACCAAGATAAATCTCGAAATGTCAACCGCGCCGGAGATCGTTGATATCGCCTTGAAAACAAAACCGGAGCAGGTAACCCTTGTGCCTGAAAAAAGACAGGAGGTTACCACGGAGGGCGGATTGGATGTTGCCTTCCAAAAAACGACAATTCGGGAGGTAGTCAAAAGGCTGAAGGGCGATGGCATCCAGGTCAGTCTTTTTATCGACCCGGAAGAAATACAGATTGCTGCGGCTAAGGACGTGGGTGCATCGTACATTGAATTGCATACAGGAAATTATGCAAATACAGGAGATCCGGTTACCAGGAATACCTTGATTGAGAAACTGCAGCAAGGCGCAAGGATTGCCCGTGCAGCGGGATTACGGGTCAATGCGGGACACGGCTTGACGTACCAGAACGTCGGATTGCTTGTGGAATCTCTGAACGTTGAAGAACTGCATATTGGGCACAGCATCGTATCACGGGCAGTTTTTACCGGAATTCAGAAGGCTGTCTCTGAGATGAAGGAATTGATTGCGAGGCATTCTGCCTCGAAGCATTGGGTCTCCTGA